From a region of the Geothrix sp. 21YS21S-2 genome:
- a CDS encoding RodZ family helix-turn-helix domain-containing protein: MSGPEGAPHATGIGDAIRQARIAQGLSLHALAFDLNLSVRVLEAVEAEAWDRVPPGRERPYARQIAERLGVDPEAYSEQWNQLPGLVEQEPPDPRREHQERILMGALSAGTLLLVLWLVVPGRNLRRPRGQAEVQVDRTGPARWKPAEPEGPYPVVGEVLPEVPVNEEGVLVSLRAQDTCEVTVAPGGAPAQKRSLRVSDPWRLRVKGPFSITVDNGGVVVLDVAGRRIRHGTAVGEPWTGKFGENGEWIVPESTEARNPPTAPETDQEGE; encoded by the coding sequence TTGAGCGGGCCGGAGGGGGCGCCCCACGCCACCGGCATCGGCGACGCCATCCGGCAGGCCCGCATCGCCCAGGGGCTCTCCCTGCATGCCCTGGCCTTCGACCTGAACCTCAGCGTGCGTGTCCTCGAGGCGGTGGAGGCCGAGGCCTGGGACCGGGTCCCGCCGGGCCGGGAGCGGCCCTACGCGCGCCAGATCGCCGAGCGCCTGGGGGTGGACCCCGAGGCCTACTCCGAACAGTGGAACCAGCTTCCCGGATTGGTGGAGCAGGAACCGCCCGACCCGCGCCGTGAGCACCAGGAGCGCATCCTCATGGGCGCGCTCAGCGCCGGCACGCTCCTGCTGGTGCTCTGGCTCGTGGTGCCCGGGCGCAACCTGCGCCGCCCCCGGGGCCAGGCCGAGGTGCAGGTGGACCGCACCGGCCCCGCGCGCTGGAAGCCCGCCGAGCCGGAGGGCCCCTATCCCGTGGTGGGCGAAGTCCTGCCCGAAGTGCCCGTCAACGAGGAGGGCGTGCTGGTGTCCCTGCGCGCCCAGGACACCTGCGAGGTGACCGTCGCCCCCGGCGGCGCCCCCGCCCAGAAGCGCAGCCTGCGCGTGTCGGACCCCTGGCGCCTGCGGGTGAAGGGGCCCTTCTCCATCACCGTGGACAACGGCGGCGTCGTGGTGCTGGACGTCGCGGGCCGCAGGATCCGCCACGGAACCGCCGTCGGCGAACCGTGGACGGGGAAATTCGGCGAGAATGGGGAATGGATCGTCCCCGAGAGCACGGAGGCCAGGAACCCGCCCACGGCTCCGGAGACCGACCAGGAAGGGGAATGA
- a CDS encoding DUF2344 domain-containing protein, whose protein sequence is MLELEGQLEHALALLRLAGPAWEPVRARLRADVATSRARRMNRWQTDPNRRTLRLRFAVSEPACGQHPPALASQLARAILDAGLPLAMGLEKVPRPALHLGHPLPLGVPGRGEWADAVLAHGAGMPLSELPGCINAHAPAGLTVLQCEIVPNYASPVSDLCRSASWRWQCPADLLERALFATAEFMASERFEMEKSGKTGGHKGVKRVEIRSLVEAMAWKDGALAFTTRIASGQAPNPQKLLGAILGVDPAGVASLERTGLQLAADPRLLDADRYEPKLHNMFEDAVLLDAGSHIRIVDGDDDDPIILGG, encoded by the coding sequence ATGCTTGAGCTGGAAGGCCAGCTCGAACACGCCCTGGCCCTCCTCCGCCTCGCGGGGCCGGCCTGGGAGCCCGTGCGCGCGCGGCTCCGGGCCGACGTGGCCACCTCCAGGGCCCGCCGCATGAACCGCTGGCAGACGGATCCCAACCGAAGGACCCTCCGGCTCCGCTTCGCCGTCTCGGAGCCCGCGTGCGGGCAGCACCCGCCGGCCCTGGCGTCCCAGCTGGCCCGGGCCATCCTGGACGCGGGGCTCCCGCTTGCCATGGGCCTCGAGAAGGTGCCCCGGCCCGCCCTGCATCTGGGGCACCCGCTGCCCCTGGGCGTTCCCGGCCGGGGGGAATGGGCCGACGCGGTGCTGGCCCATGGGGCCGGGATGCCGCTTTCGGAACTGCCCGGCTGCATCAACGCCCACGCGCCGGCGGGCCTCACCGTCCTCCAGTGCGAGATCGTCCCCAACTACGCGTCGCCCGTGTCCGACCTGTGCCGCTCCGCCTCCTGGCGCTGGCAGTGCCCTGCGGACCTGCTCGAGCGGGCCCTCTTCGCCACCGCGGAATTCATGGCCTCCGAACGCTTCGAGATGGAGAAATCCGGCAAGACCGGCGGCCACAAGGGCGTCAAGCGCGTGGAGATCCGCTCCCTCGTGGAGGCCATGGCCTGGAAGGACGGCGCGCTGGCCTTCACCACCCGCATCGCCTCCGGCCAGGCCCCCAATCCGCAGAAGCTCCTGGGGGCGATCCTGGGAGTCGATCCCGCCGGCGTCGCCTCCCTGGAGCGCACCGGGCTGCAGCTGGCCGCGGACCCGCGCCTCCTGGACGCCGACCGCTACGAACCCAAGCTGCACAACATGTTCGAGGACGCCGTCCTGCTGGACGCCGGGTCCCACATCCGCATCGTGGACGGGGACGACGACGATCCGATCATCCTGGGCGGGTAG